The Pseudodesulfovibrio sp. zrk46 genome contains a region encoding:
- the rsmD gene encoding 16S rRNA (guanine(966)-N(2))-methyltransferase RsmD, whose protein sequence is MRIVSGQYKGRSIKTCEGPGYRPATMKVRESIFSMLMARGVNFADVRVVDMFAGSGSLAIECLSRGAQEAWFVEKSNKAAGLIRKNLNDLGVEKRRCRVISKDLFAVLGKPPEKPFDLIFIDPPYGKDLLVPALEKAIKNGWIAEDALVLAEVEIAVEAPHEGPIAEMELLTDREYGQTRILLWRN, encoded by the coding sequence ATGCGTATAGTAAGCGGACAGTACAAAGGGCGCAGCATCAAGACTTGTGAAGGGCCAGGCTATCGACCGGCCACCATGAAGGTGCGTGAATCCATCTTCTCCATGCTTATGGCGAGAGGTGTTAACTTTGCCGATGTCCGTGTGGTGGATATGTTCGCAGGGAGTGGTAGTCTGGCAATCGAATGCTTGAGTCGAGGCGCTCAGGAGGCTTGGTTTGTTGAGAAAAGCAATAAAGCCGCAGGGTTGATTCGTAAAAATCTTAACGATTTGGGTGTAGAAAAAAGGCGTTGCAGAGTAATTAGCAAAGATCTGTTCGCCGTCCTTGGAAAGCCCCCTGAGAAACCCTTTGACCTGATTTTCATTGACCCTCCATATGGTAAGGATTTATTGGTGCCCGCTCTGGAAAAGGCCATAAAGAATGGTTGGATTGCAGAAGATGCCTTGGTGTTGGCGGAAGTCGAGATCGCAGTGGAGGCGCCCCACGAAGGGCCTATTGCAGAGATGGAATTGCTTACCGATCGTGAATACGGTCAGACAAGGATATTGTTATGGCGGAATTAA
- a CDS encoding MBL fold metallo-hydrolase, translated as MKITFMGAARTVSGSCYIIECGGKRFAIDCGLHQGNPEIEKRNWNFDEYDAKNLEFILVTHAHIDHSGLLPALVSKGYKNPIYCTAPTRDLMEIMLLDSAHIQEMEAEWANRKRQRTGVQLVRSLYSISDAENTVPLLATVDYDKVFEPAPGIKITYKNAGHILGSAFIEVEYVEEGKTTRAVFSGDLGRPEQLIVEDPDDVEHADYIFLESTYGNRNHPGEERSLEELAAAISYSYARGEKVVIPAFAVERSQQIIYSLFLLKKQGKLPDDMPVYLDSPLAIRATEIFRKHPEFYDEKMQELIRNGDHPLDLPNLHFTESREQSQAINETKGSAIVISASGMANAGRIKHHLRHNLWKAGASVIFVGWQGVGTPGRKILNGAKKIRIFGEEVAINAKIFTINGFSGHAGQDELMDWLGSMQGKPVKVILVHGEAEVQKEFGDLITDRFGFEVHIPEYMEELELEPGVELQPVVDMAVARPHVDWEFLLRDSENLYEELRKRIKDVENRPWVDQADLRDKLLDINRNIVELVSEM; from the coding sequence ATGAAAATTACATTCATGGGCGCTGCCCGAACCGTCAGTGGTTCCTGTTATATTATTGAATGTGGTGGTAAGCGTTTTGCCATCGATTGCGGCTTGCACCAAGGTAATCCGGAAATTGAAAAGAGAAATTGGAATTTTGATGAGTACGATGCTAAGAATCTTGAATTTATTTTAGTTACTCACGCTCACATTGATCATAGTGGTTTACTGCCAGCTTTGGTTTCCAAGGGATATAAGAATCCAATATATTGCACGGCACCGACTCGTGACCTCATGGAGATTATGTTGCTTGACTCTGCTCATATCCAAGAGATGGAAGCAGAGTGGGCCAATAGAAAGCGTCAGCGTACAGGCGTGCAGCTTGTGCGTTCTCTTTACTCTATTTCTGATGCTGAGAATACTGTGCCGCTTTTGGCAACAGTCGATTACGACAAAGTCTTTGAACCTGCGCCTGGTATTAAAATTACATATAAAAATGCGGGGCATATTCTTGGGTCTGCGTTCATCGAGGTTGAGTATGTTGAAGAAGGGAAGACCACTAGAGCTGTTTTCTCTGGCGATTTAGGGCGTCCGGAACAGCTTATCGTGGAAGATCCCGATGACGTTGAGCATGCCGATTATATCTTTTTGGAATCTACCTACGGTAACCGTAATCATCCCGGGGAAGAACGTAGTCTCGAGGAGTTGGCGGCTGCAATCAGCTACAGTTACGCAAGAGGAGAAAAGGTAGTCATTCCAGCCTTTGCTGTAGAGCGTTCCCAGCAGATCATTTACTCACTTTTCCTGTTGAAGAAGCAGGGTAAACTGCCGGATGACATGCCTGTCTATCTGGATAGCCCTTTGGCTATTCGTGCAACGGAGATCTTTCGCAAGCATCCTGAGTTTTATGATGAGAAAATGCAGGAGCTTATTCGAAATGGTGATCATCCTTTGGATTTGCCCAATCTCCATTTCACAGAGTCACGGGAACAATCTCAAGCTATTAATGAGACTAAAGGGTCTGCAATTGTCATTTCTGCAAGTGGCATGGCCAACGCTGGGCGTATCAAACATCATTTGCGCCATAATTTGTGGAAAGCTGGTGCCAGTGTAATCTTTGTTGGTTGGCAGGGGGTTGGTACTCCTGGACGTAAGATATTAAACGGCGCCAAGAAGATTAGGATCTTTGGTGAAGAAGTGGCTATCAATGCCAAGATTTTTACCATCAACGGATTTTCTGGGCACGCTGGTCAGGATGAGCTCATGGATTGGTTAGGCTCCATGCAGGGTAAGCCGGTGAAGGTCATCTTGGTTCATGGTGAAGCCGAGGTTCAGAAAGAGTTTGGCGACCTCATTACGGATCGTTTCGGCTTTGAAGTTCATATTCCAGAATACATGGAAGAGTTGGAACTTGAACCTGGAGTGGAATTGCAACCTGTTGTTGATATGGCTGTGGCTCGTCCTCATGTTGATTGGGAATTCCTTTTGCGTGATTCCGAGAATTTGTACGAAGAACTTCGCAAACGCATCAAGGACGTGGAGAATCGTCCATGGGTCGATCAGGCTGACCTGCGCGACAAGTTGCTGGATATCAATCGAAATATTGTCGAGCTCGTCTCGGAGATGTAG
- a CDS encoding TIGR00730 family Rossman fold protein has product MRRSKQYLIDDLSIQESWRLFKIMSEIVDGFENLSEIGPAVSMFGSARVQPGEPLYESTVELSKKLSEAGFSVITGGGPGLMEAGNKGAYENGGESIGLHIHLPMEQHNNPYLNIRSDFRYFFIRKLMFIKYALAYVALPGGYGTLDELAEALVLIQTHRIKPFPIVLFGSEFWAGLVDWFRDQIVANKFANAEDLNLFIVTDDPDEVVAHIKKHVII; this is encoded by the coding sequence ATGCGCCGTTCCAAGCAGTACCTCATCGACGATCTTTCCATCCAAGAGTCTTGGCGACTCTTCAAGATCATGTCCGAAATCGTTGATGGTTTCGAAAACCTCTCAGAAATCGGTCCGGCCGTATCAATGTTCGGTTCAGCTCGTGTACAACCAGGCGAGCCTTTATACGAAAGCACCGTAGAACTCTCCAAGAAGCTCTCGGAGGCAGGTTTCTCTGTGATCACCGGTGGTGGCCCTGGCCTCATGGAAGCAGGAAACAAGGGAGCCTACGAAAATGGAGGCGAATCCATTGGCTTACATATTCACTTGCCCATGGAGCAACACAACAACCCGTATCTGAACATCCGTAGCGACTTTCGTTACTTTTTCATTCGCAAGCTGATGTTTATCAAGTATGCGCTTGCTTATGTCGCCCTTCCTGGAGGTTATGGAACTTTAGACGAACTGGCAGAAGCTCTCGTGCTTATCCAGACTCATCGTATCAAGCCTTTCCCCATTGTTCTATTCGGTTCAGAATTCTGGGCAGGGCTGGTTGACTGGTTCCGCGATCAAATCGTTGCCAACAAGTTTGCCAACGCCGAGGACCTTAATCTTTTCATCGTCACTGACGATCCCGACGAAGTCGTGGCTCATATCAAGAAGCACGTCATCATTTAG
- a CDS encoding DMT family transporter codes for MTNSKKALTFGLATVGIWSTVASAFKISLRHLDPFQLLLCACTVSLIVLAGILAYQGKLKNVLRIHRHDLLRCALLGALNPFLYYVILFKAYDLLPAQEAQPLNYTWAITLSLLSIPLLGQKMSFRDICAILISYIGVVVISTHGNVLALHFSNPVGVALALGSTIIWALYWIFNTRSNIDPMVGLFFNFLFGLPLIFLTVVLFSSIPSLTFEAFIGASYVGLFEMGITFALWLTAMKYAAKPDGGGTTRVANLIFLSPFASLVFIYFLVGEKILPATVVGLGFIIAGNALMQYKSDR; via the coding sequence GTGACTAATAGCAAAAAAGCGCTGACATTTGGCTTGGCCACAGTGGGCATCTGGTCCACTGTGGCTTCGGCCTTCAAAATATCCCTGCGCCATCTCGATCCATTCCAACTCTTACTATGTGCCTGCACAGTTTCTTTGATCGTCCTTGCAGGAATCCTCGCCTATCAGGGCAAACTGAAAAACGTATTACGCATCCATCGTCACGACCTACTCCGCTGTGCACTGCTCGGAGCACTCAATCCTTTCCTATATTACGTCATCCTTTTCAAAGCCTATGACTTGCTACCCGCACAGGAGGCCCAGCCTCTCAATTACACATGGGCCATCACCTTATCACTATTGTCCATCCCCCTCCTTGGACAAAAAATGAGTTTTAGAGATATCTGCGCAATTCTCATTAGCTATATCGGGGTTGTGGTCATATCCACTCACGGCAATGTACTCGCGCTCCATTTTTCAAATCCAGTCGGAGTAGCTTTAGCTCTTGGCAGCACAATCATTTGGGCCCTTTATTGGATTTTTAACACACGAAGCAACATCGATCCCATGGTGGGATTATTTTTCAATTTCCTCTTCGGACTTCCACTCATCTTTTTAACAGTAGTATTATTTTCTTCAATACCATCCCTCACTTTTGAAGCATTTATCGGAGCATCCTATGTTGGCCTTTTCGAAATGGGAATCACTTTCGCTCTCTGGCTTACGGCAATGAAATACGCAGCCAAACCGGATGGTGGTGGTACAACACGTGTTGCTAATCTCATTTTTCTTTCTCCCTTCGCTTCACTCGTATTCATCTATTTTCTGGTAGGAGAAAAGATACTACCCGCAACTGTGGTTGGATTAGGCTTTATCATCGCTGGCAATGCGCTGATGCAATACAAAAGCGATAGATAA
- a CDS encoding methyl-accepting chemotaxis protein — MRERESKTYLAVISCLLAMLAMSVVGDSSAWASDSQVTKLSSELVVWKWSFTVMALLAVLGIGASICVMYFRSVNKIKVMNEVLSVVASGNEVTTDLMMRTDKIGNFNGELDQIVSYIGGLKEQISANENVVCEAQAKACAALDQATQAREQGEAARCQGLLSAAETLGVSVKEIRDQSIRLDSASSRAQDGAEDQQRYISEAVSAMEEMNASVAETAVNAEAAAEDAAKAMEYARNGADVVTRTLESISSVSGNSQALADRVAGLGAQAEGVGRIMSVISDIADQTNLLALNAAIEAARAGEAGRGFAVVADEVRKLAEKTMEATRDVGVAIEGIQDQVAQTIEGVQEMTGLADGAASLANESGKALEEIVSFAGTSADRIRSIASAASQQSVASEEVTRTITEIHSISTATGEGMQEASAAVVSLAERVEDLSTMTGVFHLVGSGKVQDVIGELAVSSDIQSRDRNRQEKVMRQALKRNDFLELLYITDDKGRQTVSNISGKVADFAEDQSAYGASWANRPWFEGAVENKTFYISDVYVSSASGENCITVSSPFFNVDGNVLGVIAADVRVAV; from the coding sequence GTGAGAGAGAGGGAGAGTAAGACGTATCTGGCGGTTATTTCATGCCTTTTGGCAATGCTTGCGATGAGTGTTGTTGGTGATTCTTCTGCATGGGCCAGTGACAGCCAAGTGACAAAACTGTCATCGGAATTGGTGGTATGGAAGTGGAGTTTTACTGTGATGGCTCTGCTAGCTGTCTTGGGTATAGGTGCTTCCATATGTGTGATGTATTTTCGAAGTGTAAATAAAATCAAAGTGATGAATGAGGTGCTGTCAGTTGTTGCCAGTGGTAATGAAGTCACTACAGATCTGATGATGCGCACTGACAAAATTGGCAACTTTAATGGTGAATTGGACCAAATTGTCAGCTACATTGGAGGGTTGAAGGAGCAGATATCAGCCAACGAAAATGTTGTTTGTGAAGCGCAGGCTAAAGCTTGTGCAGCATTGGACCAAGCTACCCAGGCCAGAGAGCAGGGCGAGGCTGCAAGGTGCCAAGGGTTACTCTCTGCTGCAGAGACGTTGGGTGTGTCAGTTAAGGAAATTCGTGATCAGTCTATACGTTTGGATAGTGCCTCATCGCGTGCTCAGGATGGTGCTGAGGATCAGCAGCGATATATTTCTGAAGCTGTTTCCGCGATGGAGGAGATGAACGCATCTGTTGCTGAGACTGCTGTTAATGCTGAAGCGGCTGCTGAAGATGCGGCAAAGGCAATGGAATATGCTCGAAATGGTGCAGACGTAGTTACTCGCACCCTTGAATCTATCAGTAGTGTCTCAGGCAATTCTCAAGCTTTGGCGGATCGTGTTGCAGGTTTGGGGGCTCAGGCTGAGGGTGTCGGTAGAATCATGAGTGTGATTTCTGACATTGCAGATCAGACAAATTTATTGGCCTTGAATGCAGCTATTGAAGCCGCCCGAGCAGGCGAAGCTGGACGTGGGTTTGCAGTAGTGGCCGATGAGGTCAGAAAGCTTGCTGAGAAGACGATGGAAGCAACCCGTGATGTCGGGGTCGCCATTGAAGGAATTCAGGATCAGGTCGCACAGACGATTGAAGGCGTTCAGGAAATGACAGGTCTTGCCGATGGAGCTGCGTCTCTTGCCAATGAGTCTGGCAAGGCGTTGGAGGAAATCGTTTCTTTTGCTGGTACTAGTGCCGATCGTATTCGATCTATCGCTTCTGCTGCCTCACAGCAGTCTGTTGCTAGTGAAGAGGTGACTCGCACTATTACTGAGATACACTCAATTTCTACTGCAACAGGTGAGGGGATGCAGGAAGCATCAGCAGCCGTTGTTTCATTAGCTGAACGAGTCGAAGATCTGTCCACCATGACAGGTGTTTTTCATCTAGTCGGTAGTGGCAAGGTGCAGGATGTGATTGGCGAGTTGGCCGTTTCTTCTGATATACAGTCTCGGGATCGTAATCGTCAGGAAAAGGTTATGCGACAAGCATTGAAGCGTAATGACTTTTTGGAGCTGCTCTATATCACCGATGATAAGGGGCGCCAGACCGTAAGTAACATCAGTGGCAAGGTGGCAGACTTTGCCGAGGACCAATCTGCCTATGGTGCTAGTTGGGCCAATCGTCCGTGGTTTGAAGGGGCTGTAGAGAATAAGACCTTTTATATTTCTGATGTATATGTGTCTTCAGCCTCTGGCGAAAATTGTATCACCGTATCCAGTCCATTTTTCAACGTAGACGGCAATGTGTTGGGGGTTATTGCGGCTGACGTCCGCGTGGCTGTTTAG
- the gpmI gene encoding 2,3-bisphosphoglycerate-independent phosphoglycerate mutase, producing the protein MAEPKKTLLLILDGWGVAPDGEGNCVKNAPTPYLDGLFDKYPSTQLLCSGRAVGLPDGFMGNSEVGHMNIGGGRVIYQDMTRIDMAIEKGSFRQNEALLDLIGKTKAGSGRLHLMGLVSDGGVHSHQNHIYAILEAAKAQGLEQVYVHVFLDGRDTPPASGKEYTRQLIAKMDELGIGQVATVSGRYWAMDRDKRFERVEVAYKALVDGNGVVMSDPLVGIQASYDLGENDEFVKPGVVDGVDGKIGDGDGLFFFNFRADRAREISRAIFDDDFSEFERTRQVKLAGFVTMTRYESTFPMPNAFPPESYDNPLGEVVAEKGMKQLRIAETEKYAHVTYFLNCGREEPFANEDRVMIPSPREVATYDQKPQMSADEVADILIDKLPDYDLCVCNLANLDMVGHTGIIDAATKACVTVDGCVARIVDAMLEQGGRVLLTADHGNAEQMIAEDGSPHTAHSTNPVPLIYIEEGCEKSNLKEGILGDIAPTILGLWGFTQPDAMTGKNLITKG; encoded by the coding sequence ATGGCCGAGCCTAAGAAGACATTGCTGTTGATTTTGGACGGATGGGGTGTGGCCCCGGATGGTGAGGGCAATTGTGTGAAGAATGCTCCCACGCCGTATCTTGACGGATTGTTCGACAAATATCCCAGCACACAGCTTCTGTGTTCCGGTCGGGCGGTTGGCCTTCCCGATGGCTTCATGGGGAACTCCGAAGTAGGCCATATGAACATCGGTGGGGGGCGTGTTATATATCAGGATATGACCCGCATCGACATGGCCATTGAAAAGGGCTCATTCAGACAGAATGAGGCTCTACTCGATTTAATTGGCAAGACGAAGGCCGGAAGCGGGCGCTTGCATCTGATGGGCTTGGTTTCCGATGGCGGTGTGCACAGTCACCAGAATCACATCTATGCTATTTTGGAAGCTGCCAAAGCGCAGGGGCTGGAGCAGGTTTATGTCCATGTGTTTTTAGATGGCCGTGATACTCCGCCTGCCAGCGGTAAGGAATACACTCGTCAGCTAATTGCGAAGATGGATGAACTCGGTATTGGCCAGGTTGCTACCGTAAGTGGCCGATACTGGGCCATGGACCGTGATAAGCGTTTTGAGCGAGTGGAAGTCGCCTATAAAGCACTGGTGGATGGCAACGGCGTTGTAATGAGTGATCCATTAGTCGGTATCCAGGCATCTTACGATCTTGGTGAAAATGATGAATTCGTAAAGCCGGGCGTAGTAGATGGTGTTGACGGCAAAATTGGTGATGGCGACGGGCTGTTCTTCTTCAATTTTCGGGCAGACCGGGCTCGTGAAATATCCCGTGCGATTTTCGATGATGATTTCAGTGAATTCGAGCGTACTAGGCAGGTAAAATTGGCGGGCTTTGTCACTATGACAAGGTATGAGTCAACATTTCCCATGCCCAACGCCTTCCCCCCTGAGAGTTATGATAATCCATTAGGGGAGGTCGTAGCTGAGAAGGGCATGAAACAGTTGCGAATAGCAGAGACGGAAAAATATGCTCACGTTACGTATTTTCTCAATTGCGGACGTGAAGAGCCATTTGCGAATGAAGATCGTGTTATGATTCCATCTCCTCGCGAAGTGGCTACTTATGACCAGAAGCCGCAGATGAGCGCTGACGAAGTCGCTGATATTCTCATAGATAAGTTGCCGGACTATGATCTGTGTGTTTGTAATCTTGCAAACCTTGATATGGTGGGACATACCGGTATTATTGATGCTGCCACCAAGGCATGTGTAACAGTGGATGGATGTGTGGCACGTATTGTTGATGCGATGCTGGAACAGGGGGGGCGTGTCTTGTTGACTGCTGACCATGGCAATGCTGAGCAGATGATTGCTGAAGACGGTTCTCCGCACACCGCTCATTCAACCAACCCAGTCCCACTTATTTATATTGAAGAGGGATGCGAGAAATCTAATCTTAAAGAAGGTATATTGGGTGATATAGCACCTACAATTCTCGGTCTCTGGGGCTTTACTCAGCCTGATGCCATGACCGGAAAGAACCTCATTACAAAAGGATAA
- the rsfS gene encoding ribosome silencing factor: MNKPKKFSLIPSEEKALLVAKWLDEKQGGELVIMDVEKVSSVTNMTIVVSARGVKHAKALADYVLDMCAEDNVEFLRMEGQQTGEWILLDLNDVLVHIFLDELRGFYNIEGMWAEAPRVEFQA; encoded by the coding sequence ATGAACAAGCCCAAGAAATTTAGTTTGATTCCCAGTGAAGAGAAGGCGCTTCTCGTTGCCAAGTGGCTGGACGAGAAGCAAGGTGGAGAGTTGGTCATAATGGATGTTGAGAAAGTCAGCTCCGTGACCAATATGACCATTGTGGTTTCTGCACGTGGTGTAAAGCACGCCAAGGCTCTGGCTGATTACGTTTTGGACATGTGCGCTGAAGATAACGTCGAGTTTCTGCGCATGGAAGGCCAGCAGACCGGTGAATGGATTCTGTTGGATCTTAATGACGTGTTGGTCCATATCTTTCTGGACGAGCTCCGTGGATTCTACAATATCGAAGGTATGTGGGCGGAAGCACCGCGAGTCGAATTCCAAGCATAA
- a CDS encoding nitroreductase family protein has product MDFKELVARSRSRRKFDQSVKINVNDLIDLVDTVRLIPSGMNIQPLKYVVVADEDLCSEIFPHLGWAGYLKDWKGPDEGERPAGYIIVLLDKDISENPYIDHGIASQTIMLAAAEKGLGGCMIATVNRKKVMQVIGIGEQYEVLLVLALGVPTEEVTVEPLPSDGKIEYWRTSDGKHHVPKRSLDDLIVGLFPKKEDCDN; this is encoded by the coding sequence ATGGATTTTAAGGAATTGGTTGCGAGAAGCCGTAGTCGTAGAAAGTTTGATCAGTCCGTCAAGATCAACGTTAACGACCTTATAGACTTAGTGGATACCGTTCGACTCATTCCCTCAGGAATGAACATTCAACCTCTGAAGTATGTTGTCGTTGCTGATGAGGACTTGTGCTCTGAAATATTCCCCCATCTTGGGTGGGCCGGTTATTTGAAAGATTGGAAAGGCCCTGATGAGGGAGAGCGTCCTGCTGGCTATATTATAGTATTGCTTGATAAAGACATCAGTGAAAATCCATATATTGATCACGGTATTGCCAGCCAGACAATCATGTTGGCGGCAGCGGAGAAAGGTTTGGGGGGCTGTATGATAGCCACAGTGAATCGTAAAAAGGTGATGCAAGTGATAGGGATCGGTGAGCAATATGAGGTCTTGCTGGTGCTTGCGTTGGGTGTACCTACCGAGGAAGTGACGGTCGAGCCTCTTCCCTCTGACGGAAAAATCGAGTATTGGCGCACCTCGGATGGTAAACATCATGTCCCCAAGCGCAGTTTGGATGATTTGATCGTGGGGCTGTTCCCCAAGAAAGAAGACTGCGATAATTAA
- a CDS encoding phenylacetate--CoA ligase, whose translation MIYDVHNETLPREDLEKLQLKRLQALCERVYANVPFYKKKFDEKGVKPQDIKSLKDLTLLPFTVKQDLRDQYPFGMFAVPKDQIVRIHSSSGTTGTATVVGYTKRDIDNWGELMARSFMAAGASAADTVHNAYGYGLFTGGLGAHYGAEALGATVIPISGGATRRQVSLLKDFAPDVICCTPSYALFLAETGEDMGINIKDLPLRIGIFGAEPWTEEMRRSIEKKLGITAIDIYGLSEIMGPGVAIECHQAQDGLHIQEDHFLAETIDPETGDPVGPGEEGELVFTTLTKEGIPLIRYRTRDLTTLNTTPCKCGRTTARMKRVTGRSDDMLIIRGVNVFPSQIESILIETEGLTPHYQLIVERQGNLDTLEVQVEVSDTMFSDEIKNLQLLERKVMKNIKEFLGVTAKVRLVNPKEIERSMGKAKRIIDKRNEA comes from the coding sequence ATGATTTACGACGTGCACAATGAAACCCTGCCCAGGGAAGACCTGGAAAAGCTCCAGCTTAAACGCCTACAGGCCCTGTGTGAGCGGGTGTACGCCAATGTCCCGTTCTACAAAAAGAAATTTGACGAAAAGGGTGTCAAACCGCAGGATATCAAGTCCCTGAAGGACCTTACCCTGCTGCCCTTCACCGTAAAGCAAGACCTGCGCGATCAGTACCCCTTTGGCATGTTTGCTGTGCCCAAGGACCAGATCGTCCGCATCCATTCGTCCTCCGGCACTACTGGTACAGCCACAGTAGTTGGCTACACCAAGCGTGACATCGACAATTGGGGAGAACTTATGGCTCGCTCCTTCATGGCAGCCGGAGCCAGTGCTGCGGACACTGTACATAATGCATATGGCTATGGGCTCTTCACCGGCGGCCTGGGCGCCCACTACGGCGCTGAAGCACTGGGTGCCACTGTAATCCCCATATCTGGAGGGGCCACTCGCCGTCAGGTAAGCCTGCTCAAAGACTTTGCACCCGACGTCATCTGTTGCACCCCGTCCTACGCTCTTTTCCTTGCTGAGACAGGAGAGGATATGGGCATCAACATTAAGGACCTCCCTCTGCGCATCGGTATTTTCGGTGCCGAACCGTGGACCGAAGAAATGCGCCGCAGTATCGAAAAGAAACTCGGCATCACTGCCATAGACATCTACGGCCTTTCCGAAATCATGGGACCTGGCGTTGCCATCGAATGTCATCAGGCGCAAGATGGCCTCCACATCCAAGAGGACCACTTCTTAGCCGAGACCATTGATCCTGAAACAGGCGATCCTGTTGGTCCGGGCGAAGAAGGTGAACTCGTTTTCACTACTCTGACCAAAGAAGGCATTCCGCTTATCCGCTATCGCACCCGCGATCTGACGACCTTGAACACCACACCTTGCAAGTGTGGCCGAACCACTGCCCGCATGAAACGCGTCACCGGTCGCTCCGACGACATGCTCATCATTCGCGGTGTCAACGTCTTCCCGTCACAGATCGAGTCCATCCTCATCGAAACCGAAGGTCTCACCCCGCATTACCAACTCATCGTGGAACGCCAAGGCAACCTCGACACCCTTGAAGTTCAGGTCGAGGTCAGTGACACTATGTTCTCCGACGAGATTAAGAATTTACAACTTCTGGAAAGGAAGGTAATGAAGAATATCAAGGAATTCCTCGGCGTCACAGCCAAGGTCCGATTGGTCAACCCCAAAGAGATCGAACGCTCCATGGGCAAGGCCAAGCGCATCATTGATAAACGCAACGAAGCTTAA
- a CDS encoding ACT domain-containing protein: MKVDQLSIFLENRAGRLAEVTRILSEAGVNIRALSLADTSDFGILRLIVSDFDTAKAKLKDNGFTVGRTSVVAVKVSDDPGGLHNILTMLQNAGINVEYMYAFVQQSGDSAVLILRFDRTEQGIELLQKNNIEIIPGDTLYSM, encoded by the coding sequence ATGAAAGTAGATCAGCTCTCCATATTCCTGGAAAACCGCGCCGGTCGCCTGGCAGAAGTAACTCGTATTCTGTCCGAAGCAGGTGTAAATATTCGAGCCCTGTCCTTGGCTGACACCTCGGACTTCGGCATCCTTCGCCTCATCGTCTCAGACTTTGATACCGCAAAAGCCAAACTCAAAGATAACGGCTTCACTGTTGGTCGCACATCTGTAGTTGCAGTCAAGGTTTCTGATGATCCAGGCGGACTTCACAACATACTGACTATGCTACAAAATGCAGGTATCAACGTTGAGTACATGTACGCTTTCGTACAGCAGTCCGGAGACTCCGCAGTACTCATACTCCGATTTGATCGCACTGAACAAGGTATTGAGTTACTTCAGAAGAACAATATCGAAATCATCCCCGGAGACACTCTTTACTCCATGTAG
- a CDS encoding Hpt domain-containing protein — MAEKEVIDSKFLESMAGKQPFLKRMFTVFISQEPKRIEEIREALKAQDVDRLRHLAHALKGGAATMGVERVRDCCLLLENASKAQDMTAAHEHLVDLELEMRTAYRFMFNYLAEH, encoded by the coding sequence ATGGCGGAAAAAGAAGTAATCGACAGCAAATTCCTGGAATCAATGGCCGGTAAACAACCTTTTCTCAAAAGAATGTTTACAGTCTTTATCTCTCAGGAGCCCAAACGAATTGAAGAGATTCGAGAGGCTCTCAAAGCGCAAGACGTTGATCGTCTTCGTCACCTTGCTCATGCTCTTAAAGGTGGAGCAGCGACAATGGGTGTCGAACGAGTCAGAGATTGTTGCCTTCTCCTTGAGAATGCATCCAAAGCTCAAGATATGACTGCTGCTCACGAACATCTTGTTGATCTAGAATTAGAGATGCGAACCGCATACCGATTCATGTTCAATTACTTAGCTGAACACTAG